A single region of the Polymorphum gilvum SL003B-26A1 genome encodes:
- a CDS encoding flagellar protein FlgN produces the protein MTDHTDQATKLPFSTARPGSPMEAEQFCSSVCQTMERLLDLIERETELVRAGQLMAAGELQADKALLIHHYTQGVIYAKEHAVALGNLAPAAVQALRRQHSEFQPVLRINLAVLSTAREVANNIVAVVAKTVGAKQRSTTYGPGGTAPQAPRAAEGIAVNRSL, from the coding sequence TTGACGGACCACACCGACCAGGCCACGAAGCTACCCTTTTCAACCGCCCGGCCGGGCAGTCCTATGGAAGCGGAACAGTTCTGCTCGAGCGTCTGCCAGACCATGGAGCGGCTGCTCGACCTGATCGAGCGGGAGACGGAACTGGTGCGCGCCGGCCAATTGATGGCCGCCGGAGAGTTACAGGCCGACAAGGCTTTGCTCATCCACCACTACACGCAGGGTGTCATCTATGCCAAGGAGCACGCTGTCGCCCTCGGCAATCTGGCGCCGGCTGCAGTTCAGGCCTTGCGTCGTCAGCATTCGGAATTCCAGCCCGTCCTGCGCATCAATCTGGCTGTCCTGTCGACCGCCCGCGAGGTGGCCAACAACATCGTCGCGGTCGTGGCCAAGACCGTGGGCGCCAAGCAGCGCAGCACGACCTACGGCCCCGGCGGGACGGCGCCGCAGGCGCCACGGGCAGCCGAAGGCATTGCCGTCAACCGGTCCCTGTAA
- a CDS encoding rod-binding protein, giving the protein MLAQIDTARFQIAAQATGAAADAAQTPGRSASSIKDTAKAFEAVFLNTMLQSMFTGLGDGGSWGAGPGSDAWQGMLIEEFSKNIAAAGGIGIAATVERELLAFQEFQP; this is encoded by the coding sequence ATGCTAGCCCAGATCGACACCGCACGCTTCCAGATCGCCGCCCAGGCCACCGGCGCGGCCGCAGATGCGGCACAGACACCCGGCCGCAGCGCGTCCTCGATCAAGGACACAGCCAAGGCTTTCGAGGCCGTCTTCCTCAACACGATGCTGCAGTCGATGTTCACGGGGCTGGGCGATGGCGGCAGCTGGGGGGCAGGCCCCGGATCAGATGCCTGGCAGGGCATGCTGATCGAAGAATTCTCCAAGAACATCGCGGCAGCCGGCGGCATCGGCATTGCAGCAACCGTAGAACGCGAACTGCTCGCCTTCCAGGAGTTCCAACCTTGA